The nucleotide window ACAAATTTGTATCAAATGAAATTAGTTTTTGCAACTCATAATTTAAATAAGTTAGCCGAAGTTCAAAAAATGTTACCAAACTCAATTGAACTTCTTTCTTTAAAAGATATAAACTGTTTTGAAGACATTGAAGAAACAGCAACTACTCTTGAAGGAAATGCTAAAATTAAAGCTAATTATATTACTGAAAAATTTGGTTATAATTGTTTTGCTGACGATACTGGACTAGAGGTTAAAACCTTAAACGGGGCTCCTGGCGTATATTCTGCAAGATATGCAGGTGAACCAAGTAACTCTGAAAATAATATGCTAAAATTACTTTCAGAATTAAATAAAAAAACTGACAGAGAAGCACAGTTTAGAACGTCTATTTGTTTAAATTTAAATGGAAAACAATTTTTATTTGATGGCATTTGTACTGGTGAAATTTTAACCATAAAACAAGGAGAAAAGGGATTTGGTTATGACCCTATCTTTCAACCAAAAGGTTATAATAATTCCTTTGCTGAAATGTCTTCAGAGGAGAAAAATAAAATCAGTCATAGAGGGTTAGCTATTCAAAAACTAATTGATTTTTTAAAACAACTAAATTAATTGAGTGCTTCTAAAACATACACACAATATTTTGTTATTTTATCAGTACTTCTGATACTTTTTCTCTTTATAAATATCAGCTTAGGCTCTGTAAAAATCCCTTTATCAAATATTTTTGACATTCTAACAGGAGGAAGTACCTCTAAAGATAGTTGGCAAACAATCATTATTAATTATCGATTACCCAAAGCTATTACTGCTATTTTAGTTGGATCCGGGCTATCAATTAGTGGCTTATTAATGCAAACATTGTTCAGAAATCCATTAGCTGGACCTTTTGTTTTAGGTATTTCTTCAGGAGCAAGTTTAGGTGTAGCTTTATTTATATTAGGTTCCGGAATATTTGGGGGTATATTTTCATCATTTATTTTTTCAAATTGGTCATTAGCTTTTGCAGCTAGTTTAGGTTCTTTTTTAGTACTTTCTGCTATTATTATTGCAGCAAATAAAGTACGAAATACAATGTCTATTTTAATTATTGGTTTAATGTTTGGCTCGTTAACTTCAGCAATTATAAGTGTATTAGCTTATTTTAGTGAAGCAGAACAAATTCAGCAATATCAATTTTGGAGTTTTGGTAGTTTAGGAAATTTAACTTGGAATGAAATAATCGTTTTTGCTATCATTTACTTTATAGCTTTAACAAGTACATTTACCGTAATAAAACCTTTAAATAGTTTTTTATTAGGAGAAAATTATGCAACGAGCTTAGGTATAAACATTAAAAGAAGTAGGAATGTTATTTTATTAATAACAAGTTTACTTACTGGTGTTATTACTGCTTTTTCAGGTCCTATTGCATTCGTAGGAATAGCAGTACCTCATGTTGCTAAAATGTTATTTTCAAGCTCAAACCATAAAATATTACTACCTGCATCTGCCCTAATTGGCGCAATAATTTTACTTATTTGTGACAGTATAGCACAATTGCCTACTAGTGCTTTTATACTTCCAATTAATGCTATTACCTCTTTATTTGGAGCTCCTGTAGTTATTTGGCTATTAGTACGAAAAAAGAAAATTTATGTTTAACATTTAAAAAGTTATATAATTACACAAATCACTAAAAATAGCGTCTTAGAAACTGAAAACCTTGCAATTGGTTATAATACCAAAAAGCAACAAAACAGCATTGCCTCGAATATTAATTTAACAATTGAAAGAGGTAAATTTGTAGCTTTATTAGGTAAAAATGGAATTGGAAAATCTACCTTACTTCGTACTTTATCTAAAGTACAAAAACCGCTTAGTGGAGTTATTAGGGTAAATAATAAAAACCTTGAAGAATATTCACATTTAGAGCTGGCTACTTCATTGAGTTTAGTATTAACAGAACGCTTACCTCTTAGTCAATTAACCGTATTTGAATTAGTTTCTTTGGGGCGTCAACCATACACAAATTGGATTGATAAACTTACTCCTAATCATTTAAAAAAAATTCTTTGGGCTATTGATGAAACAGAAATTAGTCATTTAAAAGATAAGCGTTTTCATGAATTGAGTGATGGTCAACTTCAACGTGTCCTTATTGCTCGTGCACTCGCTCAAGATACTGAAATTATTATCTTAGATGAACCTACTGCTCATTTAGATATTCATCATACTTTTAAAGTTTTTTCTCTTTTAAAAAAACTTGTAAAAAACACTCAAAAAACCATTATTATTTCAACGCATGAAGTAAACTTAGCCATTCAATTAGCAGATGAATTTATATTACTCTCTGAAGAAGAAATTTATACAGGTACCTCAAAAGAACTTATTTCTAAGAATGCTTTTGAAACACTTTTCCCTAAAGAACTTATAAGTTTTAACAAAACATTAGAACAATTCGTTATTAAGAAATCCTAAATTTGATGGTTGGTTTTATTTTAATACTTTTAGCATTCAATAAAACCAACCTTACTTAATTAAACTATTGATGAAAAAATTACTTTATATAGCAAGTTCAGCAATTCTTGTAGCGTGTAGCTCAAGTAAAGAAGCCATTGCTATTGATAATGATGATACGACAGATTATGCTGAAAAATTCGCTAAAACAATTACAGCTAAAGATTTAGGACAACACTTATTTGTATATGCTTCAGATGAATTTGAAGGAAGAGATACGGGTGAACCTGGACAAAAAAAAGCTGTAAAATACTTAAAAGATTTTTACATTAGTAAAGGGATTAAATCTCCAATTGGAGGTAATGACTACTTCCAAGAAGTTCCTTCTGCTTATTTAAGTAATAACCGTAGAGGTATGAAACTTAAAGATTCTGAAAACGTTGTTGCTTTCATTAAAGGTACAGAAAAGCCAGATGAAATTGTAATCATTTCTGCTCATTTAGACCACGAAGGTGTTAAAAATGGTGAAATATATAATGGAGCGGATGATGATGGTTCAGGTACTGTAGCTATATTAGAAATTGCAGAAGCTTTTAAAAAAGCTTCAGATGCTGGCAAAGGACCTAAGCGTTCTGTTTTATTTTTACATGTAACCGGTGAAGAAAAAGGTTTATTAGGATCAAAATACTATACTGAAAACCCTATTTTTCCTTTAGCTAATACAGTTACTGATTTAAACATTGACATGGTAGGTAGAGTTGATGAACGTCATAAAGGTACACCTAACTATGTTTACCTTATTGGTTCTGATAAATTAAGTACTGAGCTTCATAATATATCAGAAGCTATGAATAAAAAATACACTAATATTGACATAGATTATAAATATAACGATGAAAACGATCCTAATCGTTTTTACTATCGTTCTGATCATTATAATTTTGCCAAACACAATATTCCTATTATTTTCTACTTTAACGGCACACATGCTGACTATCATAAACCAACTGATACGCCAGATAAAATTAACTACGAACTGTTAGAGAATAGAACACGTTTAGTTTTTCATACTGCGTGGGAAGTAGCTAACCGTGAAAAACGTATTATCGTTGATAAAGCTGAAAAATAATAGTTATTGATTATTTAAGTTACTCGTTTATAAAACTCACCAAAAGGTGAGTTTTTTATTTTATTTCATAAAAACCAACCAATACTTAATATAATGATTTTTAGCATTATTATCATTTCTTTAATTGGATATTTAATCGTAACAGTAAACAATAAAAAACATATACAAATTAACATTTCCAAACTACCTTTTAAAAAGGCATGGGAAATTATTTTAATTAAAAACGTTGCTTTTTACAATGCTCTTTCTAACAATGAAAAAAAAATATTTCAATACAAAATTCAAGAGTTTTTATTAAACTGCAACGTTATAGGTGTTAATACTGTAGTTAATGATGTTGATAAAGTACTTATAGCCTCAAGTGCTATCATTCCTATATTTAACTTTCCTGAATGGAAATATCCTAATATTTCTGAAGTTATTTTATACCCTACAATTTTTAATGAAAATTTTCAAACTAAAGGGCCAAACCGAAACATTTTAGGAATGGTAGGCAATGGGTACTTAGAAGGTAAAATGATATTATCTAAACCTGCTTTGCATCTTGGTTTTCAGAATGAATCTGATAAAAAAAACACAGCCATTCACGAATTTATTCATTTAATTGACAAATTAGATGGAACAATTGATGGCATACCCAAAGTACTTCTAGAAAAACAATATATTATACCTTGGATTGATTTAATGAATAAAAAAATGGGTGAAATATATACTAAAACATCTGATATTAATCCTTATGGTGGCACTAACAGAGCTGAGTTTTTTTCAGTTGCTAGTGAATACTTTTTTGAACGCCCTAAATTATTGGCAAAAAAGCATCCTCAACTATATTACTTATTAGAAAAAATTTTTAAGCAAGATATGGATGACATGAACTTGCATATTAAACAGGACATTATTGTGAAAAGAAATAGTCCTTGTCCTTGTAATAGTGGATTAAAATATAAGAAGTGTTGCATTAGCGCATAATAACAAATAAAAGAGGTAGCACTAATAATATGCCACCTCTTTTCTCTTCTCCCTTACTACTTTTTATAAATCATTTTAGTAACACTCTTCTCTTTTCTTGTTGAGTATATTTTAACTAGATATATTCCTTTTGACAAATTTGAAACATCTAAAATTGAACTTTCTATTTTTTTAAAACGATTTAACTCAGTTCCAAAAACATCAGAAATTACAATCTCAATTTCATCATCAAGTTCATTACTTTTAATCTGTAAATAATCCTCTGCTGGACTTGGAAATAAAGTAACTTTAAACTCATTTGTTTTAACTTCACTCCCAGTGTTTATATTTGAACAAAACGATCCTTTTGAATAAACAGGAATTGAAGTTGTTTTAAAAACTGGAGGGTTCTCATAATATGTTTTTATTTTGTTTGCTAACCATTTATCATCATCGCCATTGGTACCTATAGAGCCAACACCAGTTGTTGAACCTCCACCCCATAAAATTGAAAAAACATTCATATTAGCCAAACGTTGTAAGTTTGATGTACCCCAATCATACCCATTATCATTCATCAAGTGCTCCTCAATAGAACTAGCTTGATAATGCGTTAATGTTAATGGTATATTCCTTAGCTCATCTTTAATTGTATTTATATTTGTTCCAATTCTATCATCTCCTAAAAAATAAGGTGCAGCAGCTGAAGAATGTTGTGCTACGTTATAATTAGTAGTAACCTCACTTTTAGTAGCCATATGACCTCCTGGAATTTGCCATAACATTATAGGCACATTACCTATTCTTTCTGAAATTTCTTTACAAAAAACCAAATACTTATCCCAATGTTTTGCAGTCCAAGCATAATTTTGAATAGCAGCTGGACCAAAACAATCCCTTTCATACCTATCAAAAGCTATAAAATCAGGTTTCCATTCACCTGTATATAATTCCAATTCATTCATAAAAGTAGCTATTTCAATAGCTTCATCAACAGGACTATTAAACTCACCAGCCCCTTCATACACCCACCTAGCAGATCCTCCAGCCCAAACATTTTGTTGGTAACCAAAAGGTATTTTACATTCACCTACATGATAAATTAAAAAGTTAATAGATTGAAAATACCCTTTTAAATTATTGGTGAAAACTGGTATTGATTGAGTACTTAATCCTTCATCTGTAAATGCTTTATTTATTTCTTCATTCACTTTTATTAACATCGTTCTAATATCGTGATCATTTCCAAAAGCTACATCTTGTTGAATTGCTCCTATTAAATCAGGACTTATAACAAATGCTCCAGGGTTTGGGTGTTTATCATCTTCATAAGTCAAAATAACTTTTATTTCTTGTATGAGATTTCTATAATGATAATATAAATTTTGATTTTCTTCCATATCTTTTATAGCTTCTAATGAACCTCCTCCACTAGCATTTGCTGTGTAATGAACCATAACTGGTAGAATAACTCTCCCGCCTTGGCTTGCTTCTAATCTTCTTGCCTGCTCAATTGTATTTTTTGTCGGTGTCATATCAGGTATTTTTCCTCTATCACCAGCACCGTCTAGTCCAGAGTACTTAAAAATGACACTTAAAGGTGAGTTTTTAAAATTATCATCAAATGCTTCTGAAGCATTGGTTATAGTACCATGAGATAAATATTTTGGGAACCCCTTTACTGTAAATTCATGAACAGAAGTTGATTCATAATTAATACTAATCACATTATTTCCTCCTAAAACTATAGCAACAGAAGCAGTATGTTTAGGGGTATATACTAAATTATTAACAGCATCAGAATAGGTTGCTACATTTACTGTATAACTTCCAACTAAAACATCAGGAATATTTACATTTCCATTAACTATTTGTTGGGTCTTATCTACACCTTCAAGTTCATTGTTTTTAAGGGATAACTCTGTTGATATACCACTTGGCAATCCATTAACTATTACTTTTAAACTCGAAGACGCTATCGCTTCTTTTGTAAAAGGAATTACAACAGTATTATTATTCTTTGATGGGATAAAGTTTAATGGAGACTCTTTAGTATATTGACTAACATATTTAGTGGTTCCTTTTGCAAAGTTTTTACTCCATATATTATATTTCTGATCAACTTTTAACGAGTTAGTACTTGATGTTGTTATGATTTCAGTACTTATTTTATTAGTTACCGTATTCTTAAAACTAACTATTACTTCATTAATCTCATTTCCTGAAATAGAAGTTATAACATCTGTAAATAATGAAGGCTCTTCATTTTCAAGAAAAAACTGAACAGTATTGGCAATATTTACATAAGAAGTTGTTACAGTTTTTAAATCTATTCTAAATTTAAAACTTTCATTAACTCCTAAAGTATTATCTACCCAAGATTCATTAGATAACCCAATTGTTAATGTATTAATATATTGGTTCCCATCTGGAATTTGATTTAAAACAGCAGTTGGGTATGAAATTTTTCCATTCGTGAAAAAATTAACCAAACTTGCTTTCATATCTGAAAGAAAAATAACTTTTGAATTTCTAATGTTAAGATTACTTGTTCCTTTGTTAGTGACCTCAACACCTAAATAAACATCACCCCAAGATTGCTCTTGGAATTCCATTTTTAATTGATACGTTGTTGATGCATTACTATAATTACGGACAAAAGTTTGTGAAAAAAGTACGTAACTAAAAAATAAGCATGCTAGTAGAAGCTTGTTTCTCATTTTGTAAAGTATTTTAAATTAAACGGAGTTTACGGGGTGTAGTAGGAAATAAAAAGGTAGATATACATTTTATTCTTTGCAAAGAAATTCCACTAACAACACAAAACAAAATACAGAGGTTATAATTCCATCGATTAAAAACACGTAGACATTTTTTTGAACTCTTTTTTCAACTTAAGAAACATTCATATTTTCTAGCTAAATGAAATCAACATCAATACTCAAAAATCAAACGCTTAAGGTATAAAAAAACATTCTCTATTATTCTTACTATACTTTTAATCTAAGTATTGACTTATAAATTGTCTTTACATTTTTACAAAAACCTAAAAACTACAAACATCATGACTTTTCAATTAAACTTTAATTTTACAGATCAAGATTTAAAACACATCTATGAAACTAATAGTAATGTTGCAATTGCAAAACCTGTTGGAGGTGGCAAGCCGTCTGTTGCATGGCTAATACTTAAACCGTTTCAAAACAACACTCTTGAATTTAAAGAAGAACTAGGTATTTATGTATCTAATACTGAAGTTAAAACTGGCGCTAAAATTACTATGCTATCCAGCACTCCTATTCCTTCTGCACAAAACAAAATGTATACTCTTGAAGACAATGGAACAATTAGTGGCCCAAGCAATGGAGGTTCTCCAAATAGTTATGCACTACAAAATAATTTCAGTAACAATCCTTATATGACTGTTGGTTTATATCAAAATGCCGTAGTAAATGGTCAAGTAATAAATAACAATCCTATTTCTGGAAACTCAGTTCTATTCAGAAGTACCATTACTATGGAACCAGCTAATTCATTATATTTATGGATAGAATCAAATTTACAAACTGCAACTATTGTAAACAACATAACCTCGCCAATGACTAAAATTGATTTTTCAGGAGGAGAGACTCAAATATCATTAAAATATGATGCTACATCTGGTACTTTTATTCCTATAAGCTAAATAGTATTTAATCTTTCAAGAATCTTAGTATTATAAATAATTCAACTCTTAAAACATTAAATATTTGTATTTTTATCAATACTCTACATCCTACAAACAAAATATTATTTGTAGGAACTAAAAAAACAAAATACATGTTTTCAAAAGCTTATGAAATAGCAAGTACTTATACTCAACCTCTTTTAGTTTCTTCTCGTTTATTTAATGGAGAAATTAAAAACAACTTGGGTAGTTTTGTAATCATAAATGACGAAGGTTGGATTATTACTGTTGCTCATATGCTTGACTCTCTAATTGCTTTTAATCAAAACAATAAAGAAATTCAAGACTTTAACACCAAGTTAACTCAAATTGAAAATGACTCTAACCTTAATAAGAAAGAGAAATTAAAAAAAATTAAAAAATTAAGTTCAAAACCTAATTGGGTAATAAATTCATCACATTGGTGGGGTCATGACAGTCATAGAATTAAAAATTTTCATATTCTAAAAGAAAATGATATTGCTATTGGCAAAATAGAAAATTACAACCCAGCATTTTGTAATAATTACCCCATTTTTAAAAACCCTAAAGATTTAAAATATGGTACTAGCCTCTGTAAATTAGGATATCCTTTTTATGATGTTAAATCCACATTTAATGAACAAAACAATTCTTTTACATTTGATTCATCAATATTCCCAATTCCAAGATTCCCAATAGATGGTATTTTCACTCGAAATATTGTTGCAGGAAAATCTTTAGATAATAAATTTGACATCAAATATATAGAGACTTCTACCCCAGGCTTAAGAGGTCAAAGTGGTGGGCCAATTTTTGATACTGATGGAAACATATGGGCAATACAATCACAAACAAGACATTTACCTCTTGGATTTTCTCCTAAAATAAAAAAAGGGAATAAAGATATTGAGGAAAACCAATTTCTTAATGTTGGTTGGGGAGCACATGTAGAAACAATACTTAATTTTCTTGATTTCCATAGTATTAAATATACCAAAACCTAAAAATTACACACCTACAAAACTCAGCTTCTTTAACTACTAAACCTAACAACTTAAAATGAGCAACAAAGAAATAATTAATAGCCTAAAAAAATCAACGCTAACTTTATTAGAATCAACTCTTAATCAAGAGGAAGTTGAAAAAGAACTAAATGACATCCATCTTCATTTTCAAAAACTTACAGAAATAACAGGTTTTGACAATAAAATTGAACATTTAGCTGCAGTTCCTTCTGCAAAAGGAAAAGCTTTAGGTTTAAACCATGCTGCTCAGTGTTTATTGGACTATAAAAGAACTGTAAAATTTTTAAAAGCTGTAGTATTAGCAATTAAAGAAAAGCAAAAAAAACATCCAAAAGAAACTATCCATTTTTTTTATGCAGGTTGTGGCCCATACGCTCCATTTATTAGCCTAATAGCACCTCTTTTTACTCCAGAAGAAATACAATTTACCTTATTAGAAATAAATAAAGCTTCAATTGATTCTGCTAAAAAGCTTATTAAATCATTAGATTTAACTGACTATGTTCAAGAATTCTATTTGGCTGATGCAGTAACATTTAAAGTTCCAGAAGCTAACAAATTTCATATTCTTTTTAGTGAAACCTTAGATGCTTTATTATACAGAGAATCGTACGTACCCATTCTTTACAATTTGCTTCCTCAATTCAATAAAGATGTTACATTAATTCCTGAAAATGTACTCATAAATATGAGCTTATCAAATAACACTAAAGCAAATTCAGATTTATCTGAACATAAAATGGGAAATATTTTAGATGTAAGACAAGTTATAGCTTCACATGAAGGAAAACAGCATACACCTATACAATTACCCGATAAAAAAATAGATTTTACTTCTTTAAACATGAGTGCATATAAAAGTATGTTATTAGATACTCAAGTACATGTTTATAATAATATTTGGCTAAACAGAAATGAATCTTCTTTAACATTGCCATTAGAAATGACCTTAGAACAACCTTTTCTAAATAATGCTATTATTTTCACTTATCAAATTGAACCTGACATAGAATTAAAATGTAAATTAGAATAAGAAATTTTTCATAAAAAATAAATTAATATGAAACTCCCTTTAGATTGTTTAGTTGAATACACCCCAGATTTTTTAACACAAAATGAAGCTGATACTCTTTATGAAATTTTAATAAATGAATATAATTTACACAAAAACCAATTAGTTGTTACAGTAGGAGATAAAGAATTAGTGACCGATAGTTTTAAAATATTATTTGCTACTGAAAGATTAATACAGCTTAATAATCATCCGGAAAGTATTCACGGAAAAGCATTTTTGTGGTCTGGTTTAATGGCTACACTTAAAGAACGTGTAGAAAAATTCACAGGAAATCAATTTGAACTTGCCATGTGTTTATTTTACCCTAATGGAAACTATTTTGCTCCTTATCATTTTGACCAACAAACCTCAGGTTATAAAACTATTTTACCTTCCATTAGTTTAGGTGAAACTCGTCAATTTAGTTTTAAGAAAAACGATACAGAAGAAGTTTATTCTTTAGATTTAGCTAATGGAAGTTTGTTGGTAATGAAAGATTACTCGCAAGAAAGGTACACCCATAGTTTACCTAAAAACCCAGCCTATAAAAACGGTAGAATAAATATTACTTTTAGAGAATCTGGTTTTAAATAATTTAAAAAACACATTCTTGCATCTTTTTGTTCCCTCTTAACGTCTACAAAATAAAACAAAAACGATGCACAAAACACTATCACTTTTAGCAGTACCTTTACTTTTAACATCAACAAGTATTTTTGGTTTTTTAACCTTAAAAAATAATTGGAATTTTGAACTTTCATCCTATAGTATTTTCCTTTTCACTTTAATTTATATTCTATTTTTGGAAAGTTTAATCCCTTTAAAAAAAGAATGGAATCCTACAAAAAAATCTATCTGGATAGACCTTAAACATTTTATTTTTTCAGCAGCTTTATTTGATGCTTTAGGAAAAATGATGACATTGTATATTGTACTAATCTTACAAGAAATATTTTTTTATTCTCTAAATTTATGGGACACAACCCCCCTTATAATTACATATATTATAGCTAATCTAATAGGAGAACTCCTTCCTTATTTATATCATAGAATTAGTCATAAAGGAACTAAAAATTCATATTTAAGTATCTTTTTATGGAAAATTCACTCTATACATCATATACCAACAAAACTAAATTGGTTTAAAACTAACTGGGTACACCCCATCAATATGTTTTTAAACGTTATATTTAAAATGCTCCCTCTTTTGTTATTAGGATTTAACAAAGAAGTAATTTATTTAGTAGGTATTACTCATATAATAGTAGCCTATATTTCTCATGCTAATATTTATACTCAAAAAAGTTTTTGGGATTATGTAATAGTTACCCCACACATTCATCATTTTCATCATAGTAAAAAAATAAAAGAGGCTAAAAACTTTGGTAATACTTTCCCTTTTTGGGATCTATTATTAGGTACATACTACAATAGAATTGGAACAGTTAAAGAGGTAGGTGTTATTGAAGAAATAAATAATAACTACCCTAAAAAGAATAACTATTTAAAACATATAATGTATCCATTTCTGAGCTTTAAAACTTGTTGCAAATAATTATTAAATTAAGAAAACACAAAAGAATATTCAATTGATTATTATACTTCCAGTAATCTTAGATCACTTTTTTGTGTTTTCTTATTTATTTACTAACTTCACAAAAAACTATAATTCAACTAAATAAGTTCATTTTTTATCAATCTCAATTTCATACAAAAATTATGAAAAAAATAACAATACCAAAATGGTTCTGGGGACTTGCTCTTTTTTTACTTTTATGGAATATCATGGGAGTTTTTTCTTTTTTTGCACATACTTTTATCTCTGAAGAAGCTTTAGCACTGTTACCAATAGAACAACAAGAACTTTATAGTAGCTATCCTACTTGGACAATTTTTGTTTTTGCAATAGCTG belongs to Tenacibaculum sp. MAR_2010_89 and includes:
- a CDS encoding sterol desaturase family protein, encoding MHKTLSLLAVPLLLTSTSIFGFLTLKNNWNFELSSYSIFLFTLIYILFLESLIPLKKEWNPTKKSIWIDLKHFIFSAALFDALGKMMTLYIVLILQEIFFYSLNLWDTTPLIITYIIANLIGELLPYLYHRISHKGTKNSYLSIFLWKIHSIHHIPTKLNWFKTNWVHPINMFLNVIFKMLPLLLLGFNKEVIYLVGITHIIVAYISHANIYTQKSFWDYVIVTPHIHHFHHSKKIKEAKNFGNTFPFWDLLLGTYYNRIGTVKEVGVIEEINNNYPKKNNYLKHIMYPFLSFKTCCK